Proteins found in one Bacteroidota bacterium genomic segment:
- a CDS encoding sigma-70 family RNA polymerase sigma factor, with translation MKNTSNVTEVLIAARKGEDDAQNQLWAIVYDELRKIAHLQLRSESNRRMLSTTALVHEAYLRLVDEKSIEWKNRAHFFGIASRVMRRVIVDNARKQCAQKRGGGQLAESFDEARFVPENRIQEVLDLDEALNALEHINARWSKVVECKYFGGLKEAEIADILDVSIRTVERDWVKARAWLYHHMHKPMAEA, from the coding sequence ATGAAAAACACGTCAAACGTAACCGAGGTACTTATTGCTGCGCGAAAAGGTGAAGACGACGCGCAAAACCAACTTTGGGCTATTGTTTATGATGAACTGCGAAAAATTGCACACTTGCAGTTGCGCAGTGAAAGCAACCGCCGCATGCTTTCAACAACAGCGCTGGTGCATGAAGCCTACTTACGACTGGTTGATGAGAAAAGTATAGAGTGGAAAAATAGGGCCCATTTCTTTGGCATTGCTTCGCGCGTGATGCGCCGGGTTATTGTTGATAATGCCCGCAAGCAATGCGCACAGAAGCGCGGAGGAGGACAACTGGCAGAATCATTTGATGAAGCCCGCTTTGTCCCGGAAAATCGAATTCAGGAGGTCCTGGATCTCGATGAAGCACTCAACGCCCTCGAGCACATCAATGCACGCTGGAGCAAGGTGGTAGAGTGTAAATATTTTGGAGGATTGAAAGAGGCAGAGATCGCCGACATTCTCGACGTATCTATCCGTACTGTTGAGCGCGACTGGGTGAAAGCCCGGGCGTGGTTGTATCACCACATGCACAAACCCATGGCAGAGGCCTGA